DNA sequence from the Uloborus diversus isolate 005 chromosome 1, Udiv.v.3.1, whole genome shotgun sequence genome:
TTTTTGTACAAACTCGAAAGCTGCTTATATACATCTACATGAAGTTCCGGCATGCAAACTTTGCACACCCTATTCTTCCCCCCTGCCCGATTTTCCTTGCGCGCAATCTCTTTAATCGCTATCTCTCCTATTACCTTAGATACCTCAAATTAGGAAGTACCGTCACATTAGCCAACTTTACCATaatgttgcaaaataaataataaaaactgaaaattcacttttaaaataattagtcgTTGGTAAATGTCGAAAAATGTTAACTCCTTTCAAAAAAACAGAAATGGAGATtacttttattaatgaaaataaaagttagcttgaacaaatttttttatgattttttagaaattacaacatgtattttttttttttgaaaatttggaaacaaataaaaatgcaattgaaatgaaaattttgattctCACCTAACCCATCGCTAAGTCCACCTAAGAATCCCAACACTGTGGCTTCAAGTCCAGCAGGAGCTTTCGCCGAGGCAAAGAAAGTCAGTGTCGCATGGAATATGGCAAAAGTGAAACCATGCAAAGCATCAATTGGTAAGACAAGCCATGGATTTTTTATAACGGAATACAAACCAAGCCTCAAAGCAAAGCcagaaaatgaaattacaatgCACGGAAAGTAGCCCAACTTCTTAATAAACCAACCAGAGGAGAAAAGAAGAGGAACTTCTCCAACTAAGCACTGCATCGCGACCGCTAGTCCTAGTAAACTTTGACTCGCACCCATGTCTTCTAGAAACCAAAACTCATAAGTTGCCACGATTGAAGTTAGAATCCCAATAACAAACACACCAGAAGCGaaagtcattatttctgaggaTTTTATAATTGAACGTATATCTTTGCAAACGTTTGAAGAAAGTTTTGACTTTGTTAACTCGATGTTTACAATCAGTATGGCATCAATAACTAGAAGAACAAACATCAAATAAAACCCGGGCGAGAAATTCTTTTTATCAGTGCTGAATGTATCATTCAGAAATCCTGTAAGTGCGCAAAAGGCACCCCAGCTAATAGTGCCCCATAATCTTTGCTTTCCGTACAGTTCTCTTTTGGCCCCTAAAGTTTCACAACAAGCAGCATCTGCCAAAGACATACAAGCTGCAGCTGATGACCCTGGTATTAAAAGCAACACAACTAGCAGCCAGAACTGATACGTGTCATACACAGAAGAGAGTGAATTTGTGTCAGAACAGGTATTATTTTCAATTGTACATTTTAAAAGATCATTGTCCTTAACGTAAAAGTTACAACTGTTGTTGAAGTCACTTAATTTCTCGTCAAGAAAAGAAAGTGTTAGAGTTTTGTTTGAGATTGGTTTGGGACTGTTAATTTCAGGGTTCAATTCCACTAATACTTTCACAGTGTCATCTGAAGATTGCTGTGTAGTGCAGTCTCGAGACCATTTTAGTAGAGTTCTGCAAGGCAGCTGTTGCCATTCAGATTCGTTCCATTGACCCGAATAAAGGTCACATGTCATTGCCGATTTTGAACCCATATTGATGCACGACGCATTACGATCATTTTCAGAGCTCATCTCAAACCCATGTTTTTTCAGTTCCAATTTGACACGCGAGGTGTCTCTTGAGCCATCTTCGATTGGTGGTATAAGCAGTAAAGACATGAGTGTTACAGATATCAAGATAATGAGCGTTACCAAAAATActttgatgttttgaaaatagtccgcgagaaatccgaaaaatggttTAGAGATAAATGAACAGAATGGAAGGATCGAGTAAATTAGTCCAAAAGCAGCAGCATGGATTCCAAGTTGCTTTGCGAAAACTGGGACGAAAGGAAAAACTCCACTGagggctgaaaaaaaaagaaaatatcgttaTTAGTAGAAGTGTATGTACGCATAGAAACAGAACTGTCGATATATAATGCATACaataaaaaacgataaaataagATGTGCATCTCGTCCCCCGATTCCTGATAAATcagctaaaaaaaatttgtttacagttttttatatgatttttagcactttttattcAAAAGAGCCTTAACTGATTGTTACGtaaattttttgttgtaaataggaaaattcaattttctgcCTTCTAATGATTAAGAGACTGtaacaatgaaatttaaaccgaGAATTCagtgtaagttaaaaataaatatattttgctgctaGTTGTGCAATGTAGCTAACGGTTTCAACCATTTTTAAACAGGTTACGATATTCACTGTCACAGAGATAGCTATTTGCTAGATAAGTATGGAGACAGATCAATACGGAGGCcgatatacataaataaatagatacTGGAGGTGTTATCTTGAAAAAAAGAAGCAGATATAGAATGGGGTAAACATAGagagatagataaatatagaaatagatggacataaagttat
Encoded proteins:
- the LOC129232971 gene encoding major facilitator superfamily domain-containing protein 6-like, with translation MKSGEFFKVNVKLLRFKAHYFVFYGALSGVFPFVPVFAKQLGIHAAAFGLIYSILPFCSFISKPFFGFLADYFQNIKVFLVTLIILISVTLMSLLLIPPIEDGSRDTSRVKLELKKHGFEMSSENDRNASCINMGSKSAMTCDLYSGQWNESEWQQLPCRTLLKWSRDCTTQQSSDDTVKVLVELNPEINSPKPISNKTLTLSFLDEKLSDFNNSCNFYVKDNDLLKCTIENNTCSDTNSLSSVYDTYQFWLLVVLLLIPGSSAAACMSLADAACCETLGAKRELYGKQRLWGTISWGAFCALTGFLNDTFSTDKKNFSPGFYLMFVLLVIDAILIVNIELTKSKLSSNVCKDIRSIIKSSEIMTFASGVFVIGILTSIVATYEFWFLEDMGASQSLLGLAVAMQCLVGEVPLLFSSGWFIKKLGYFPCIVISFSGFALRLGLYSVIKNPWLVLPIDALHGFTFAIFHATLTFFASAKAPAGLEATVLGFLGGLSDGLGNGTGSFLGGLGFKMLGSRLTFFSASVISLSCIPVFLIAPRILKKVSTKEYVTSQDENADETHDLKHVT